From a region of the Leptospira kmetyi serovar Malaysia str. Bejo-Iso9 genome:
- a CDS encoding baseplate J/gp47 family protein → MNLNITKEQVLTDHLQSVKASGVLKNHTFSPTSKTFSILRAVSNAVFLFIDTDLVSVQKAIHPHTAEDDALHEHLIRRGMQWKPALPSILKVRIGSSIQPSVDREIPQSLIVTTSGNEDQKVRFFLQDALILPAGVSADAQGKFTVETLVQCTVDGPIGNVVAGAISLIENPPDGINYVSNIEINPIQQGQYRETRTSVRARLQNAEGVSSKWTPAWYKGEAETFSFVKRAIFKSAKTLKTDGEVKILVQGAVGTLNASQLDQVRDYFNSEENDPGGVAHVLVENVSETLINKTVTVKFSSSDTIPSQVILDQIKDEYFLSLSEGQDFVDAQLKALYQTLPNCIDVEFNPLGNVDVPSGSLANAGPGFQTIGVVYV, encoded by the coding sequence GTGAATTTAAACATTACTAAAGAACAGGTTCTTACGGATCATCTTCAAAGCGTAAAGGCTTCGGGAGTATTAAAGAATCATACTTTCAGTCCCACTTCGAAAACGTTTTCGATTCTGCGCGCCGTTTCCAACGCGGTTTTTTTATTCATAGACACGGATCTTGTATCCGTTCAAAAAGCGATTCATCCTCATACCGCGGAAGACGACGCCTTGCACGAACATTTGATTCGAAGAGGAATGCAGTGGAAACCCGCGCTTCCTTCGATTCTAAAAGTAAGAATCGGCTCATCGATTCAACCTTCGGTGGATCGCGAAATTCCTCAATCCTTGATCGTTACGACTTCCGGTAACGAGGATCAGAAAGTAAGATTCTTTCTTCAAGACGCGTTGATTCTTCCCGCCGGAGTTTCCGCGGACGCACAAGGAAAGTTTACGGTGGAAACTCTCGTTCAATGTACCGTGGATGGTCCGATCGGAAACGTCGTTGCCGGCGCGATCAGTTTGATCGAAAATCCACCCGACGGAATCAATTACGTTTCCAACATAGAAATCAATCCGATTCAACAAGGTCAATATCGTGAAACAAGAACCTCGGTCAGGGCGCGTTTGCAAAACGCGGAAGGTGTTTCATCGAAATGGACTCCGGCTTGGTATAAGGGAGAAGCGGAAACTTTTTCTTTCGTAAAAAGAGCGATCTTCAAAAGCGCGAAAACGTTAAAGACGGACGGGGAAGTAAAAATTCTCGTGCAAGGAGCGGTGGGAACGTTGAACGCTTCCCAACTCGATCAAGTAAGAGATTATTTCAATTCCGAGGAAAACGATCCGGGCGGCGTCGCACACGTATTAGTCGAGAATGTTTCGGAGACGCTTATAAACAAAACGGTTACGGTGAAATTCTCTTCTTCCGATACGATTCCGAGCCAGGTTATTTTGGATCAAATCAAGGACGAATACTTTCTTTCTTTGAGCGAAGGTCAGGATTTTGTGGACGCTCAGTTGAAAGCGTTGTATCAAACTCTTCCGAATTGTATCGACGTGGAATTCAATCCATTAGGAAATGTTGATGTTCCTTCGGGTTCGTTGGCGAACGCGGGTCCCGGTTTTCAAACGATAGGCGTTGTGTATGTCTGA
- a CDS encoding acyltransferase family protein, with translation MSNRIHWVDTLKFLGIFAIYIGHFGVAAGKAYSFVFLYHVPLFFFVSGFFANSTSRTLFGYYRYKFFQLIVPYVFFSILALVYYSVLNDWEFPQVVGVGKTFLFGIRNQVHAASLWFIPCLFIISLLHYTLLKIFKNTFLLFVLAASLCAISQLFLSFNPLNQPSWAFNVDSAMYYYVYYVLGSILFPLLNKEISVQDKLYWIPFVIVSILSIFVSIVCYVIGVDWIYKKVSFIFDLYPLGFTFSIWIGMMIIYSNVLLAKMLSKVSFLGSLGKETLIFCGIENVFKSLFTQCFLLLGLGINLTNPMATILFSFLCLVVSYFTLIRFLNRYFPKFVGKLSESSK, from the coding sequence ATGTCGAATCGTATTCATTGGGTCGATACATTAAAGTTTCTTGGTATATTTGCAATTTATATCGGTCATTTTGGTGTCGCTGCCGGTAAAGCATACTCGTTCGTTTTCCTTTATCACGTTCCACTCTTCTTTTTTGTTTCCGGTTTTTTTGCAAATTCCACTTCGAGAACTTTATTCGGTTATTATCGATATAAATTTTTTCAGTTAATAGTTCCCTATGTTTTTTTCTCCATTTTGGCCCTCGTATATTATTCAGTATTGAACGATTGGGAATTCCCTCAAGTCGTTGGAGTAGGTAAAACATTCTTATTTGGGATACGGAATCAGGTGCACGCGGCATCTCTATGGTTTATACCGTGTTTATTTATAATTAGTCTTTTACATTACACTCTTTTAAAAATTTTTAAAAATACCTTTCTACTTTTTGTTCTCGCGGCTTCGCTTTGCGCAATTAGTCAGCTCTTTCTTTCCTTTAATCCATTGAATCAGCCGTCTTGGGCTTTTAACGTCGATAGCGCGATGTATTATTATGTTTATTATGTTCTCGGATCTATATTGTTTCCTTTGTTGAATAAAGAAATATCAGTTCAAGATAAATTGTATTGGATTCCATTTGTAATCGTTTCAATTCTTTCAATCTTTGTTTCAATCGTATGTTATGTAATCGGTGTTGATTGGATCTATAAAAAAGTGTCCTTTATTTTCGATCTTTATCCCTTAGGTTTTACTTTTTCCATATGGATCGGTATGATGATTATCTATTCGAATGTATTGCTTGCAAAAATGCTTTCTAAAGTTTCTTTTTTAGGAAGTTTGGGGAAGGAAACTTTAATCTTTTGTGGAATCGAAAACGTATTTAAAAGCTTATTTACACAATGCTTTTTACTACTGGGTTTGGGGATCAATTTAACGAATCCAATGGCTACGATTCTATTTTCTTTCCTATGTCTTGTGGTTTCTTATTTTACTTTGATTCGGTTCTTGAACCGGTATTTTCCTAAGTTTGTAGGAAAACTTTCTGAATCATCGAAATAA
- the loa22 gene encoding OmpA family outer membrane lipoprotein Loa22, with protein MVKKILNLILLGAIAFSFTLCSSAEKKEESAPEPSGQEQSAAANRSVDVNSPQAIADSLNDKLKDFRYPDGLTRPGFSYKKADVNAGDFSEWSKVNAPVIKEGLGKLPDSYALEITGHTDAIGPEQAEGDKKGNIFYSELRANAVKQALIKQGIPANRITTKGAGSSEPVSGLDAKDAKNRRVTFRFATSAPQQ; from the coding sequence ATGGTCAAAAAGATTTTGAATCTGATTCTGCTCGGTGCAATTGCATTTTCATTCACTCTTTGCTCCTCCGCTGAAAAAAAAGAGGAATCCGCCCCTGAGCCGTCCGGACAAGAGCAATCCGCTGCAGCAAACAGAAGCGTCGATGTAAATTCTCCGCAAGCGATTGCAGACTCCTTGAACGATAAACTGAAGGATTTTAGATATCCAGACGGTTTAACTCGTCCGGGATTCAGCTACAAAAAAGCAGACGTTAACGCTGGCGATTTCAGCGAGTGGTCAAAAGTAAACGCTCCAGTGATCAAAGAAGGTCTTGGAAAACTTCCTGACAGCTACGCTCTTGAAATTACCGGACACACCGATGCAATCGGTCCTGAACAAGCAGAAGGCGATAAAAAAGGAAATATCTTTTACTCCGAACTTCGCGCGAACGCGGTTAAACAAGCTCTGATTAAACAAGGAATTCCTGCGAATCGAATCACTACGAAAGGCGCTGGTTCTTCCGAGCCTGTTTCCGGTTTGGATGCAAAAGACGCTAAAAACAGAAGAGTTACCTTCCGTTTCGCGACTTCAGCTCCTCAACAATAA